The Betta splendens chromosome 7, fBetSpl5.4, whole genome shotgun sequence genome includes a window with the following:
- the LOC114858397 gene encoding kazrin-A-like translates to MFRDSPCLLVAPPTLFAALHHRMLANTALHPPIQEFAENLLSGGVHGAVMVLDPTFNTDAMATALGIPNNKHMVRRHLIEEMKTLIGPARADAKQDLERLGLGTPPTLLRQNSVGRTGAGGRHADDEGSLRRRAVKPPSGFSPKARGGRDLSCHGSYGSLPRDGRDRTPPRADGSPVHGYTSIEVSNV, encoded by the exons ATGTTCAGAGATTCCCCGTGTCTTCTTGTAGCTCCTCCCACACTATTTGCTGCTCTGCATCACAGAATGTTAGCTAACACCGCTTTGCATCCACCCATTCAGGAGTTTGCCGAGAACCTCCTGAGCGGCGGGGTCCATGGAGCCGTGATGGTGCTGGACCCCACGTTCAACACGGacgccatggcgacggcgctGGGCATTCCCAACAACAAGCACATGGTCCGCCGACACCTCATAGAGGAAATGAAGACGCTGATAGGCCCGGCCAG GGCGGACGCGAAGCAGGACCTCGAGCGTTTGGGCCTGGGAACGCCGCCGACCCTGCTCCGGCAGAACTCCGTGGGCAGGACAGGCGCCGGCGGGCGGCACGCCGACGACGAGGGCTcgctgaggaggagggcagTGAAG CCTCCATCAGGGTTCAGTCCCAAAGCGCGCGGGGGGCGGGACTTGAGTTGCCACGGCAGCTACGGCTCGCTGCCTCGGGATGGGAGGGACCGGACCCCACCCCGAGCCGACGGAAGCCCGGTCCACGGCTACACCAGCATCGAGGTCAGCAACGTGTGA
- the tmem51a gene encoding transmembrane protein 51a isoform X1, producing MEKCSSDCNGETDDMRSSLDGPPSPCGLDPSPGRSNANNSNNGGESGDNSGCQYALCALGVGLVALGIVMVVWSVVPANVAQNSSSGGGGGGVVEGDGKKSRVSSVAFVLVGCGVLMLLLSLGLGLRIKQQRLRGARGRGGEAGRAPEEGETAEERAQRYAVPSYEEAVGSGQYPVLQSSHRPSSSQLPSYDDLLKVDGVDYEREAPDAARQAPAANHRPGKSPRKLLPINIRRIKSEKFHPKSNENSQPAAGLSVEPLTPPPQYEDKVPPLHEQDNPV from the exons ATGGAGAAGTG CTCGTCCGACTGTAACGGAGAGACCGACGACATGCGTTCCAGTCTGGACGGACCTCCGAGCCCGTGCGGCCTCGACCCGAGCCCCGGCAGGAGCAACgccaacaacagcaacaacggCGGCGAGAGCGGCGACAACTCCGGCTGCCAGTATGCGCTGTGCGCTCTGGGGGTGGGGCTGGTGGCCCTCGGCATCGTGATGGTCGTGTGGAGCGTGGTCCCCGCAAACGTGgcccagaacagcagcagcggcggcggcggcggcggcgtcgtcGAGGGCGACGGCAAGAAAAGCCGCGTGTCCTCGGTGGCCTTCGTCCTGGTGGGCTGCGGCgtcctcatgctgctgctgtccctCGGCCTGGGCTTGAGGATcaagcagcagcggctccgAGGGGCCCGCGGCCGCGGGGGGGAGGCGGGCCGGGCGCCGGAGGAGGGGGAAAC GGCCGAGGAGCGAGCCCAGCGCTACGCCGTGCCCAGCTACGAAGAGGCGGTGGGCAGCGGCCAGTACCCCGTCCTGCAGAGCAGCCACCGGCCCAGCTCCTCGCAGCTCCCCTCCTACGACGACCTGCTCAAAGTGGACGGCGTGGACTACGAGCGCGAGGCGCCCGACGCGGCCCGGCAGGCGCCCGCGGCCAATCACAGGCCCGGGAAGAGTCCCCGCAAGCTCCTCCCCATCAACATCCGCAGGATTAAATCGGAGAAATTCCACCCGAAAAGCAACGAGAACTCGCAGCCGGCGGCGGGACTGAGTGTAGAACCGCTGACCCCACCGCCGCAGTACGAGGATAAAGTGCCTCCACTTCACGAGCAAGACAATCCGGTGTGA
- the tmem51a gene encoding transmembrane protein 51a isoform X2, translating to MRSSLDGPPSPCGLDPSPGRSNANNSNNGGESGDNSGCQYALCALGVGLVALGIVMVVWSVVPANVAQNSSSGGGGGGVVEGDGKKSRVSSVAFVLVGCGVLMLLLSLGLGLRIKQQRLRGARGRGGEAGRAPEEGETAEERAQRYAVPSYEEAVGSGQYPVLQSSHRPSSSQLPSYDDLLKVDGVDYEREAPDAARQAPAANHRPGKSPRKLLPINIRRIKSEKFHPKSNENSQPAAGLSVEPLTPPPQYEDKVPPLHEQDNPV from the exons ATGCGTTCCAGTCTGGACGGACCTCCGAGCCCGTGCGGCCTCGACCCGAGCCCCGGCAGGAGCAACgccaacaacagcaacaacggCGGCGAGAGCGGCGACAACTCCGGCTGCCAGTATGCGCTGTGCGCTCTGGGGGTGGGGCTGGTGGCCCTCGGCATCGTGATGGTCGTGTGGAGCGTGGTCCCCGCAAACGTGgcccagaacagcagcagcggcggcggcggcggcggcgtcgtcGAGGGCGACGGCAAGAAAAGCCGCGTGTCCTCGGTGGCCTTCGTCCTGGTGGGCTGCGGCgtcctcatgctgctgctgtccctCGGCCTGGGCTTGAGGATcaagcagcagcggctccgAGGGGCCCGCGGCCGCGGGGGGGAGGCGGGCCGGGCGCCGGAGGAGGGGGAAAC GGCCGAGGAGCGAGCCCAGCGCTACGCCGTGCCCAGCTACGAAGAGGCGGTGGGCAGCGGCCAGTACCCCGTCCTGCAGAGCAGCCACCGGCCCAGCTCCTCGCAGCTCCCCTCCTACGACGACCTGCTCAAAGTGGACGGCGTGGACTACGAGCGCGAGGCGCCCGACGCGGCCCGGCAGGCGCCCGCGGCCAATCACAGGCCCGGGAAGAGTCCCCGCAAGCTCCTCCCCATCAACATCCGCAGGATTAAATCGGAGAAATTCCACCCGAAAAGCAACGAGAACTCGCAGCCGGCGGCGGGACTGAGTGTAGAACCGCTGACCCCACCGCCGCAGTACGAGGATAAAGTGCCTCCACTTCACGAGCAAGACAATCCGGTGTGA
- the ela2l gene encoding elastase 2 like isoform X2 yields the protein MKFVLLTLFVAGAYGCGVPTYPPLESRVVGGEDVKPHSWPWQISLQYNSAGTWRHTCGGTLISDQWVLTAAHCISSREYRVALGKHNLAETEDKAVFMATADIIVHEDWNSFFIRNDIALIKLVSPVTVTDIIKPACLPPADFILPNNAPCFVTGWGRTTTGGPLPDILQQALLPVVDHATCTKSDWWGSQVKETMVCAGGDGVVSGCNGDSGGPLNCKNSDGAWEVHGIVSFGSGLSCNFPKKPTVFTRVSAYSEWISTKMASY from the exons ATGAAGTTTGTGCTGCTCACACTCTTTGTTGCTGGCG CCTACGGGTGTGGCGTGCCCACCTACCCTCCTCTGGAGAGCAGGGTGGTTGGAGGAGAGGATGTCAAGCCTCACAGCTGGCCCTGGCAG ATCTCCCTGCAGTACAACAGTGCTGGCACGTGGAGACACACCTGTGGAGGAACTCTCATCTCTGACCAGTGGGTcctgactgctgctcactgcatcAG ctccagggagTACAGAGTGGCGCTGGGAAAGCACAACCTGGCGGAGACAGAGGACAAGGCTGTGTTCATGGCAACCGCTGACATTATTGTGCACGAGGACTGGAACTCCTTCTTCATCCG TAATGACATCGCCCTGATCAAGCTCGTGTCCCCAGTGACTGTCACCGACATCATCAAGCCTGCTTGTCTCCCTCCCGCTGACTTCATCCTGCCCAACAACGCGCCCTGTTTCGTCACTGGATGGGGTCGTACCACCA CCGGAGGTCCCCTCCCTGACATCCTGCAGCAGGCGCTCCTGCCTGTGGTGGACCATGCTACCTGCACCAAGTCTGACTGGTGGGGCTCTCAGGTGAAGGAAACCATGGTCTGTGCTGGAGGGGACGGAGTTGTATCAGGCTGCAAC GGCGACTCTGGCGGCCCTCTGAACTGCAAGAACAGCGACGGCGCCTGGGAGGTTCACGGCATCGTGAGCTTTGGCTCTGGCCTCAGCTGCAACTTCCCCAAGAAGCCCACCGTCTTCACCCGCGTCAGCGCTTACAGCGAATGGATCAGCACC AAAATGGCCTCCTATTAA
- the ela2l gene encoding elastase 2 like isoform X1 — translation MKFVLLTLFVAGAYGCGVPTYPPLESRVVGGEDVKPHSWPWQISLQYNSAGTWRHTCGGTLISDQWVLTAAHCISSSREYRVALGKHNLAETEDKAVFMATADIIVHEDWNSFFIRNDIALIKLVSPVTVTDIIKPACLPPADFILPNNAPCFVTGWGRTTTGGPLPDILQQALLPVVDHATCTKSDWWGSQVKETMVCAGGDGVVSGCNGDSGGPLNCKNSDGAWEVHGIVSFGSGLSCNFPKKPTVFTRVSAYSEWISTKMASY, via the exons ATGAAGTTTGTGCTGCTCACACTCTTTGTTGCTGGCG CCTACGGGTGTGGCGTGCCCACCTACCCTCCTCTGGAGAGCAGGGTGGTTGGAGGAGAGGATGTCAAGCCTCACAGCTGGCCCTGGCAG ATCTCCCTGCAGTACAACAGTGCTGGCACGTGGAGACACACCTGTGGAGGAACTCTCATCTCTGACCAGTGGGTcctgactgctgctcactgcatcAG cagctccagggagTACAGAGTGGCGCTGGGAAAGCACAACCTGGCGGAGACAGAGGACAAGGCTGTGTTCATGGCAACCGCTGACATTATTGTGCACGAGGACTGGAACTCCTTCTTCATCCG TAATGACATCGCCCTGATCAAGCTCGTGTCCCCAGTGACTGTCACCGACATCATCAAGCCTGCTTGTCTCCCTCCCGCTGACTTCATCCTGCCCAACAACGCGCCCTGTTTCGTCACTGGATGGGGTCGTACCACCA CCGGAGGTCCCCTCCCTGACATCCTGCAGCAGGCGCTCCTGCCTGTGGTGGACCATGCTACCTGCACCAAGTCTGACTGGTGGGGCTCTCAGGTGAAGGAAACCATGGTCTGTGCTGGAGGGGACGGAGTTGTATCAGGCTGCAAC GGCGACTCTGGCGGCCCTCTGAACTGCAAGAACAGCGACGGCGCCTGGGAGGTTCACGGCATCGTGAGCTTTGGCTCTGGCCTCAGCTGCAACTTCCCCAAGAAGCCCACCGTCTTCACCCGCGTCAGCGCTTACAGCGAATGGATCAGCACC AAAATGGCCTCCTATTAA